In Cydia amplana chromosome 2, ilCydAmpl1.1, whole genome shotgun sequence, the following proteins share a genomic window:
- the LOC134662166 gene encoding uncharacterized protein LOC134662166 → MGWGMGLTAASGVMAVEVCTPLLLLCWLCCWPDDGSDSSSSGHPRKPVLVSNEGSRRSSGLRARTFGSSAVSLHLPSTSGSPSLAARSHDDLSLARASAPEVIREVLTRRDWDRSARELFIPLRPDPETFSSPRSPRSPVAPRATPEDLGLDPPCKKHHTNIKGRKELRAAPPERDEESPSTFYIGDNETGKLEERPICSAKQEKQCMNESIRCKERPWRLAAAGPGLPGLAVDEVDALDALVAAPNALGTTPDPLDSLDSTPDALDRSGAMHHALDSRAAADMGYARIVPLSPISVDVVGYEYEGGAYGDEADRFTLVPSTPVAPGAPAARARHASDGDILGPAPRPESGAFSESDVDLEQLLALQAEKLEEHEEFRKRKPLTAPRSTHTDRRETAI, encoded by the exons ATGGGTTGGGGGATGGGCTTGACGGCGGCGAGCGGTGTGATGGCGGTGGAGGTGTGCACGCCGCTGCTGCTGCTGTGCTGGCTCTGCTGCTGGCCCGACGACGGCTCTG ACTCGTCCAGCTCAGGGCATCCTCGCAAGCCTGTGTTAGTCAGTAATG AAGGATCGAGACGATCATCAGGACTGCGCGCGCGCACTTTTGGAAGCAGCGCCGTATCATTGCACCTTCCAAGCACCTCTG GGTCACCGAGCCTGGCTGCGCGGAGCCACGACGACCTATCTTTAGCCCGGGCATCCGCACCAGAAGTTATACGCGAGGTGCTCACGCGGCGCGACTGGGACCGCTCCGCGCGAGAACTCTTCATCCCGCTGCGGCCCGACCCCGAGACCTTCTCCTCCCCCCGCTCGCCCCGCAGTCCCGTCGCCCCACGCGCGACCCCTGAGGACCTAGGTCTTGACCCACCTTGCAAGAAACACCACACGAATATTAAGGGGCGCAAGGAACTGCGCGCGGCGCCTCCGGAGCGTGACGAGGAAAGCCCATCAACTTTTTACATCGGTGACAACGAAACTGGTAAAT TGGAAGAAAGACCGATATGCTCCGCGAAACAAGAAAAGCAGTGCATGAACGAGTCTATCCGCTGCAAGGAGCGGCCGTGGCGGCTGGCGGCGGCGGGCCCGGGGCTACCCGGGCTAGCAGTGGATGAGGTGGACGCCTTGGACGCGCTGGTCGCGGCTCCGAATGCGTTGGGCACGACACCGGACCCGCTGGACTCGCTGGACTCCACGCCAGACGCGCTGGACCGGTCGGGAGCCATGCACCACGCACTAGACTCCCGCGCCGCAGCTGATATGGGCTACGCTCGGATTGTGCCTCTCTCGCCAATTTCTGTCG ATGTAGTGGGCTATGAGTACGAAGGCGGTGCGTACGGCGACGAGGCAGACCGGTTCACGCTGGTGCCCTCCACGCCCGTGGCGCCCGGAGCGCCCGCGGCACGCGCCCGCCACGCCTCCGACGGGGACATCCTGGGGCCCGCACCACGCCCCGAGTCTGGTGCCTTCTCTG AGAGCGACGTTGACTTGGAGCAGCTATTGGCTCTGCAGGCTGAGAAACTTGAAGAGCACGAGGAGTTTCGGAAACGGAAGCCACTCACGGCACCGCGCTCTACACACACCGACCGCCGCGAAACTGCAATATAA
- the LOC134656414 gene encoding uncharacterized protein LOC134656414: MPVVIPATLAPRAPAGVLAREALVPAGARAREALTAAGASARARQALAAVGVERARAREAGMRRRFQFALNAQLSQSLFSGNQIHLRYKWLDGRLVGAWPTPRWEWIPAGRDAARDRFGPERRDPLQLPAFELPPRFHPPTPPNMHFTHMDLHHAVAGGPRAGGGAGGAPGASSGSSGTSGAVGAGAAVLALAALVLLARALERCLDQRLFKLLRRRSDEWFTPNVLATSHHIIEEGTMDGAVPESPNVPLGDPPPPYSMCLPKSPQAPSIAEPPPPYSACYVAFGGPQDPVPRVYLNGPTLNSFQDTGQPDPNRHHGAEPEATGVTQGMRAGDRGSDARLAEWNLSRDTIASEPAAVSPNSVA; the protein is encoded by the exons ATGCCAGTGGTTATACCCGCGACGCTGGCGCCGCGAGCGCCGGCGGGCGTGCTAGCGCGCGAGGCCCTTGTCCCGGCCGGCGCCCGGGCGCGGGAAGCGCTGACTGCTGCGGGCGCCAGCGCGCGGGCGCGCCAGGCGCTCGCCGCCGTCGGCGTGGAGCGTGCGAGGGCGCGCGAAGCGGGCATGCGACGCCGCTTTCAATTTGCACTCAATGCACAGCTCTCGCAGTCACTCTTCTCTGGCAATCAAATACATCTAAGATACAAATG GTTGGACGGGCGATTAGTGGGCGCGTGGCCGACGCCGCGCTGGGAATGGATCCCCGCAGGCCGAGACGCGGCTCGGGACCGATTTGGTCCGGAGCGCCGCGACCCCTTGCAGCTGCCCGCCTTTGAGCTGCCGCCGCGGTTCCACCCACCCACGCCACCTAACATGCATTTCACG CATATGGACCTACACCACGCGGTAGCGGGTGGCCCACGAGCAGGCGGTGGAGCCGGAGGTGCCCCTGGTGCTAGTTCGGGTTCCAGTGGCACCAGCGGCGCGGTCGGCGCGGGGGCCGCTGTGCTGGCGCTCGCGGCGCTTGTGCTGCTGGCGCGGGCGCTTGAGCGCTGCCTCGACCAGAGGCTCTTTAAAT TACTGCGGAGGCGATCAGATGAATGGTTTACACCAAACGTGCTCGCTACAAGCC ATCACATCATAGAGGAGGGGACCATGGATGGCGCAGTTCCGGAGAGCCCGAATGTGCCTTTGGGTGACCCCCCACCACCGTATTCCATGTGCCTACCCAAGAGTCCGCAAGCCCCTAGCATCGCAGAGCCACCGCCCCCTTACTCAGCATGCTACGTCGCCTTTGGGGGGCCTCAGGACCCGGTCCCCAGAGTGTATTTGAATGGCCCCACGCTGAACTCGTTCCAAGACACGGGCCAACCAGATCCGAACAGGCATCATGGGGCCGAGCCCGAAGCGACTGGGGTGACACAGGGCATGAGGGCTGGTGACAGAGGATCCGACGCACGTCTTGCAGAATGGAATTTGAGTAGAGATACCATAGCTTCAGAACCAGCCGCTGTGTCTCCCAATAGTGTAGCCTAG